A part of Streptomyces sp. NBC_01235 genomic DNA contains:
- a CDS encoding TetR/AcrR family transcriptional regulator, whose product MEDTSSAPSRRRAAPMAPDQRRAMIVAAALPLVIEYGASVSTAKIARAAGIGEGTIFRAFADKDALLAACMAEAMRPDLTVARLESIALDQPLTSRLAEAAEVMHGHMTRMGAVAGALATAGRLERPAHVQPGKDGRSPDREAGLAAPRSALAALFAPDQDRLRLAPERLADAFQLMLMSVGRPGAPDPLTTEELVDLFLHGALTTPEEAR is encoded by the coding sequence ATGGAAGACACCTCTTCAGCTCCTTCCCGGCGCCGTGCGGCGCCCATGGCCCCCGATCAGCGCCGCGCGATGATTGTCGCCGCGGCCCTCCCCCTCGTCATCGAGTACGGCGCCTCCGTGTCCACGGCGAAAATCGCCCGTGCCGCAGGTATCGGAGAGGGCACGATCTTCCGGGCCTTCGCCGACAAGGACGCCCTGCTCGCCGCCTGCATGGCAGAGGCCATGCGCCCCGACCTCACCGTCGCCCGCCTGGAATCGATCGCGCTGGACCAGCCGCTCACGTCCCGGCTCGCCGAAGCGGCTGAGGTGATGCACGGCCACATGACCCGTATGGGCGCCGTCGCCGGAGCCCTGGCCACGGCCGGGCGGCTGGAACGCCCCGCTCACGTTCAGCCCGGCAAGGACGGTCGTTCCCCGGACCGCGAGGCGGGCCTTGCCGCGCCGCGCTCGGCCCTGGCCGCCCTGTTCGCACCCGACCAGGATCGCCTGCGCCTCGCCCCGGAACGGCTCGCAGACGCCTTCCAGCTCATGCTGATGTCCGTCGGCCGCCCCGGCGCCCCCGACCCGCTGACCACCGAAGAACTGGTGGACCTCTTCCTCCACGGCGCCCTCACCACCCCCGAGGAGGCCCGATGA